Proteins from one Pseudoalteromonas undina genomic window:
- a CDS encoding alpha/beta hydrolase family protein — protein sequence MNLSAPWHRYAKRFTYLATLLTLSSLSLTTLAAPLDQSKIQFIGPLAEDMQAKPFHTPHSDVIINNLIAQLKLNTESFVVFGKKHKWQPLDKINALTLGGLQALKFNLETNRFTQGSLNIKGIEQGQVFINGEKQTGENQRYQLALNNGSHTVVVIAQQVANWNDVSLEFVPKAETDVVTLTTNKTKRLSAKQLFDAPTISALSLSPDAKHYLSTTKHYSDKTGNDAITTTELKNTNNQTVYRFEAAQPSQFIWSPNNQFLVYLLNGELKQLNRKNLTIKTLASGLEGASNFNFYNDSSIIFSWSKSLEENNSLTKHHKGLQDRWSYARTVSQLYLLDTNSGLTKALTEGVLSHQLEDANSNRGKLLISRPVMAMQASTHPETELVELTLKSNSIKSLGKFKTFNQAKYAANNIYVVAGPDFKNGAGRTLPKNMLANNYDGQLYLLTDNAKKVTALSKQFDPAIGTLEVLSNGDALIKVTEKDTQPLYLFDLSKQRFKKLNTGFDIVQQFSFSNTRNAQLLISGSNASSAQQLKRLDVSKNKVEIIWDSNQIAYANTTIPALEEFNFTNKRGVEISGRVYLPSNFDKAKKYPALVYYYGGTSPVTRGFTGRYPFNLWAANGYVVYVVQPTGATGFGQTFSAQHVNAWGDYTADDIMQGTEAFLAKYDFVDSSKVGNLGASYGGFMTMLLATKTDMFSASIAHAGISNLTSYWGEGWWGYLYSGEASKNSFPWNSPQLYSQHSPVFHADKVTTPLLLIHGDSDTNVPVGESLTMYTALKLLNKDVEMIEYKGADHQIFARDKRFNWWNTMLAYFDKNLKNEPQWWDSMYKD from the coding sequence CCATTTCACACACCCCATAGCGATGTGATTATAAATAATCTAATTGCACAACTTAAATTAAATACAGAAAGCTTTGTTGTATTTGGTAAAAAACACAAGTGGCAACCACTTGATAAAATTAACGCGCTTACTTTAGGCGGTTTACAAGCACTTAAATTTAATTTGGAAACTAACCGATTTACTCAAGGCTCCTTAAACATTAAAGGAATAGAGCAAGGCCAGGTTTTTATCAATGGTGAGAAGCAAACTGGTGAAAACCAACGCTATCAGCTTGCTTTAAATAACGGCTCACATACCGTGGTCGTCATCGCTCAACAGGTTGCTAATTGGAATGATGTTAGCTTAGAGTTTGTGCCAAAAGCAGAAACTGACGTCGTGACCCTAACGACAAATAAAACCAAGCGCTTATCGGCTAAGCAATTGTTTGACGCCCCAACTATTAGTGCCCTCTCTTTGTCGCCTGATGCCAAACATTACTTAAGTACAACCAAGCACTATAGTGACAAAACCGGCAACGACGCCATTACCACAACCGAGCTTAAAAATACTAATAACCAAACGGTATACCGATTTGAAGCAGCCCAGCCAAGTCAGTTCATTTGGAGCCCTAATAACCAATTTTTAGTTTATTTACTAAACGGTGAATTAAAGCAACTAAACCGTAAAAACTTAACAATTAAAACCTTAGCCTCTGGCCTTGAAGGCGCAAGTAATTTCAACTTTTATAACGACAGCAGTATTATATTTAGTTGGTCAAAATCGCTAGAAGAAAATAACAGCCTAACCAAGCACCATAAAGGTCTTCAAGATCGTTGGTCATATGCCCGTACGGTTAGCCAATTATATTTACTCGATACCAACAGTGGTTTAACCAAAGCCCTAACTGAAGGCGTATTGAGCCATCAACTTGAAGATGCTAACAGCAACCGTGGAAAACTATTAATAAGCCGTCCAGTAATGGCGATGCAAGCCTCAACTCACCCAGAGACTGAGTTGGTTGAACTTACATTAAAATCCAACAGCATAAAATCATTAGGTAAGTTTAAAACCTTTAATCAAGCTAAATATGCCGCAAACAATATTTATGTTGTTGCAGGCCCTGATTTTAAGAATGGTGCAGGCAGAACATTACCAAAGAACATGCTGGCTAATAATTACGATGGCCAGCTGTACTTACTAACTGATAATGCCAAAAAAGTAACGGCGTTAAGCAAACAGTTTGACCCCGCAATTGGCACATTAGAAGTACTAAGCAATGGTGATGCGCTAATCAAAGTGACAGAAAAAGATACCCAACCACTGTATTTATTTGACCTGAGTAAACAGCGCTTTAAAAAGTTAAATACAGGCTTTGATATTGTGCAGCAATTTAGCTTTTCAAATACACGCAATGCCCAGTTATTAATTAGTGGCAGCAATGCGTCGAGCGCTCAACAACTCAAGCGCTTAGACGTAAGTAAAAACAAGGTAGAGATCATTTGGGACTCAAACCAGATTGCATATGCCAATACGACTATTCCTGCGCTTGAAGAATTTAACTTTACCAATAAGCGTGGCGTAGAAATCTCTGGCCGTGTTTATCTGCCAAGCAATTTTGATAAAGCCAAGAAGTACCCTGCTCTTGTTTATTATTATGGTGGCACCTCACCAGTAACACGCGGGTTTACGGGCCGCTACCCTTTTAACTTATGGGCAGCAAACGGGTATGTGGTTTATGTTGTACAACCAACCGGCGCAACGGGTTTTGGGCAAACTTTTTCAGCACAACATGTAAATGCTTGGGGCGACTATACCGCCGATGACATTATGCAAGGCACAGAGGCATTTTTAGCTAAATATGATTTTGTAGACAGTAGTAAAGTAGGTAATCTTGGTGCATCTTATGGTGGCTTTATGACTATGCTGCTTGCCACCAAAACCGATATGTTTAGCGCATCTATTGCGCATGCCGGTATTTCAAACTTAACGTCATACTGGGGTGAAGGATGGTGGGGTTATTTATACTCAGGCGAAGCCTCAAAAAATAGCTTTCCGTGGAATAGTCCTCAACTTTACAGCCAGCATAGCCCTGTATTCCATGCTGATAAAGTAACCACACCATTACTGCTTATTCATGGTGACAGTGATACCAATGTGCCTGTGGGCGAAAGCTTAACTATGTATACCGCACTAAAACTGCTTAATAAAGACGTTGAAATGATAGAGTACAAAGGAGCGGATCACCAAATATTTGCGCGCGATAAGCGATTTAATTGGTGGAACACCATGTTGGCTTACTTTGACAAAAACTTAAAAAATGAACCACAATGGTGGGATTCAATGTATAAAGATTAG